The genomic stretch GATTAAAGTTACTTTATGGGTGCCAATAGTAGGACCTGAACATAAATATTAGAATGAAATGGAAGTAAAGTAGTGTTAAAACATTTAAGAGCATGTTTTACATAACTTTGTGTATGTTCTTGGCTGGCAGTGTTTGAAAGACTTAAAGTACAGGATTGAAAGATTTATAAATTCGttagtttgtatttattgtgaGTATAAAGGAACAGGGCAAGTATTTGTATTCAGAATTTATTGTAATTTGTTTCTTGGCTATAAACTCTATATTTTTGTGATCACAGTGTCTACCTACAGTATGCCGcggcctctctccctctccatgcTCATCCTCCACATATAAATATGATCCCACACACCACACTCACTTTTAAGGTATCCTCCTCTGAATGAGCCCTCTACAGGGCTGTCCCAGGAGCACGCCCCCCCATCGCACCCAGTTGGAGACCAGCATCTGGATGAATCGATTTCTTAGACCCTAAACCAGTGACGCCCTTCTTTCCTCTGGCGTCTCCTCTAAGATCTGCAGCAGAAGGTCATTAAGGGGCTTTGCTACAACGCGATACCCTGATGATGTTAGATGAAGGAAGTCAAACATGTGCTGTATGCTGATGGTGCCATCAGAGTGGACCAGCTCTGCACTGACATCAAGGAACTGAGCCTGGGGTATTTGGAGCAGCAATGAGCGCAACAAACTATTGACAGTTGCATTCTTCTCCCTCAACAGGTTTGGCCGTTCCCCTCGCGGCAACAGGCCCTGAAGATGACAAAAGATTACACTGCTACTCAGTAATTAATCCACTATAATCTAATAGTCAAGTTGAACATAAACAATGCTAGTTAGcaataatattattcaaatatatttattggACTGAATCTTACCAGAACAATTATCTTGGCCTTGGGTAGACGAGTTGCAAGAAATTGTGCAATGGCCATTACTCCTCCTGCTACTTGCTCTGCTGTGTGCTCGTGATTGTTGGTTCCTACCCACAGCACAACTACCTGAATAAAACCAGACATCCATAATCCACTATAAGATGCAACCGCAGTCAATCCAAAAGATATTcattaaaagcaaaaacattacatagacaaacaaaaactaacttTAGGACTTATGTTCTCCAGCTCCCCATTCTGCAGCCTCCATAGCACATTACAGGTGGTGTCCCCTCCAATACCAAAGTTGAGAGcatggagaggagagaacaaCTCCCtccagatctgtggacaaaaaTAAGCATTTATTGTAAAGGTTTAGGCTTTGGTAAATGATAAGCAATAAAGTGGCAAATAACCAATGGACAGCATGCACTGGTAGGTAGTTGTCATGCAAACACTATATCACACATTACATATGTATGGTATAAGAAAAGTGTTTACTTACATCATATTGCTGCATAAGTTGAATCATTGAATCACCAATGAACAGCACATCTGGCTCTGCATCCTTACACTCCTGTACAAACCGTGTGTGCTGTACAAGAAAACAAGAAAGGATCAATTCACTGCATACAGACCATTGTGCTCACCAATAACAATGAAATCTATATAACAAGATAAGGTGTAAATCTGGCACAAGATCAAGGACAGCATTGTGTGGAAAGTCGTCTTAATCCTGGCAAACGATAATACTCAAAAGCCTAACCCATAAGAACGTCTGGTGCACCATCTGAGTTAAGCAGACTGTTACAGTTTATTAGCTTTGCGGGATTAACCAAGCTTGACCTATAGTGAggctactaaacaaaaggtactGGCCAGTATGTTACAGTTTTGGTATTTTACATGTCGTTTTCAATTGTTGGAAGCCCAATAAAGGAATTTACACTGAATTAGTGCAAATGCACTAATACCAAAATATAAGATCATATCAGATTTGTTACATAGTTAGAAAGAATTATTGTTGATATGCATTATATACGCCTTGTTTTACAGTTATAAACAGTAATCATTTTAACCAACCTGTGAAATCCACCTCGCATCTCCCTGTACATCCTCCACAGGCTTTGGCACTGCAGCTGGGTTCTCATCACCGCTCATCCTAAAACACACGGGATCATGTCTAATGAACAAACAACTGCAGCAGTCAGATCACCAATATTGTCTTTGTGTAGGCCTACTCGGTTTTGCGTAGTTTATAATCCGCCTTACAAAGCATGCAGTGTGGCCTAACCATTGTTATTTCAATTCAACTACTGGATGTGTGACATTAGCCAGTTAGCTTGCATGCTCGTCATTGCATCTCTGACAGCAAGCTAACGTTTGACACGCCCGTTTTTCGCACAAGGCTTGCTAAACAGCTAAACTGTATTATTTAGGCAGAAGGTATACCTGTGTGCGTGCTGCGCTGTCTTCACTTTTTCtaattgtgtgttgttgttgttgtttttttacagtaaatctTTTGCAGCTGCCCCTTTCAGATGACAACAAAAGGTGTGTCAAGAAGCAGAGGATCGTGCTGCTTTCAGGGAAATGTCGGACACTTGGAGGGCGGCACTGGTAATGTTCATCCGACCTGTGTGCAACATAGATCTGTGTGGAATTATTCCTATGCTTTTGGTCGGATTTTGAGAACACACTCTGCATCTGTTTAAGAGTGCATGTTTCTGCTCAAAATATTCACTATTTGATTACAGTCATTCTCCCAAGCTTAAGGTTCACTTGATACAAAATATCTCATTTGTTGTGAACTCTGTTTGGCTCCCACAACTGGGATCGTTCGTGATGCTTCCAGAATACCCATTTCTCTGACTTGAGCAAACGATGGATAGAAACTTTGTTAGTTGTATTTACAATTTATCCAATAGTACTTGAAAGCGGCATCATCAACATTGGCGAGTGCGTAGTTTGTCCCGAGTTTAGTCTGTCAGGTTATAATGTAAACCAAGAAACCTTTTTAGTCGCATATGTAAATCAAAAGCAATCATTATGGATatcttatataaaataaacaagcttAATTGATGTTTGTGTCCTGTCAATTATAAAGATTGGAGCAGAGCTGTGGGAACATACGCTTCCTTCcagtcctccctcctccctttgttAAATAATTCGTTCATTTGAACTGTAgtccataaaaataaaaaaaaaagtatgtaaccccagcatgtaacttttttttgtcttttttttggccagaaaacagactaaaataaagcaTGCTTTTTTCATATTGGATGTGTTTATTGAACtcaaaaatgtagaaaacatGTGTATCCTTTGACAAACTATTTCATTACCTCAAGTGAAGTCCTTATTGTAATCTATAATAACACAATGACAGTTGATAAACCCAAAAATTGCACAATTTTACACCATCAAGATTCCCTAAAATAGACCTTGTGCTTATAGGTGCAGTGTATGTACTGTAAGCGAAGGCCTTTTAGCCAGGGATTGCTCTAGCTGAAAATGAAGCATACTCTTCTCTTCTCATTTAACCTATCTATTCTAGTCTAAAATGAATGAGTAGTCATTCATCTTCATCTCATGTACACTCATTTACACTTGACAATAGTCAGTGCATTCAGCCTACAGCCTTTATCCAAAAAATATCTTGGAGCAGATGCCAGACTTACTATTATTAAAGAACAAGTGCAGACTTGATCAGAAAACGTTGACACACAGAAGTGGGAATGTTTTATGCCAAGTGAAAGAAAATTTCACTCACTTAATTTACTAACAAATGTGTGGGTGCCAGCCTGCCACAGTCGTTCAAAAACATGTCAGTATTGTGTGAATTTGTTACTTCTTTTGATAGGCAACATTTTAAAGGGTAGCTTGCCATAGATCATGTAGGCCTATATCTATAGATTGCCTTTCCATTATTTGCAAATTGTTTGTCAGGCACAATGTGTCAGATGGAAATCAGTATTAACGATGGGTGAAACTAAGGCATTGCAAGGAAATATATTCAGCTCCAATGAAAACAGTGGTTCCAAAATGTAATGCTAAATTGTTTTTGATAactcatttttgtgtcaataATACAGGTCTTTACAGGTTGAATAAGAGCACACTCTCAGTCATTGCATAGCTGTTATTTCTTTTTAGAAAGAGTAggtaatgtgtgttttattactttgtaaTAGGCCTATAGCAATAGTGCACAACTACACTGTGTAGACCTAAACAATATGCAACCTACTGGCTACCAATTGGAGTCTATTATAAAAGTATATGACAGCCTACATTAGGCCTACACCATGGTCTAATATACTTCCATGGTCTAATATACTTCCATGGTCtattatacttccatggtcTACACACCCAGGAAAAGCTACATCAAGTTTCTTCTTTTACCACTAGATGGCGCCTTTCAGTGGTATTTCCCGCCTTCAACTGAACTGTCCTGAAGTGAAAGCCGCTGCTCTAAAGTGAACAGCAgacctgtgtgtctgtgacAGTAACACTGGGCATACTGGAGCAgacctgtgtgtctgtgacAGTAACATTAGGCCTACTGGAGCAgacctgtgtgtctgtgacAGTAACACTGGGCATACTGGAGCAgacctgtgtgtctgtgacAGTAACATTAGGCATACTGGAGCAgacctgtgtgtctgtgacAGTAACATTAGGCCTACTGGAGCAgacctgtgtgtctgtgacAGTAACACTGGGCATACTGGAGCAgacctgtgtgtctgtgacAGTAACATTAGGCATACTGGAGCAgacctgtgtgtctgtgacAGTAACATTAGGCATACTGGAGCAGTGCTGCACTGTCCCGCTGTGAGGAGCAGGTGAACAGGTTATGTGAGGCTTGAGAGTCGTAGGCGCCGCCCCTCTCTCTCAAAGGTGTGTGCGCCCTGTGACTCACTTTTACTCAACACTAGAGGCATTTAACCCCCTCGGACAAGCCTCGGTGACATTTTTGTAGCCTATATGAATACTGCTGTGTGTTTCTCATGACGCAGTAGTAACTCAACAGCAGCATAAATGTCGTGTCCCGTGTTTAGGATATGGCTGTTCGTGCTGGGAGGGTTCGCGGTGTCAGGTGAGTGAACAGCTTCCTGGAAACGCTCATACTTTTCCACGAACACAACAATCATTCTCGACTCGCCCTGTGCTAAAAGCGTCCCTATAAAGTGATATCCACGGTGTGTCACAACAGGCATAGTGTAGTCCACTGCAGCTGACTGACAAGGCTTTATCAATGGACTTTTGACCAGGACACACACGGTCCAAATAAACAGGCGGAAGGCTCCTTCTAATGAAACTCCGCACTAAAGCCTCTATGTCCACACTGGGATTCATTTGAGATGGATTGCCCAGTGTGACAGGTAAAGTAGGTTGACCTAGGCTCTTGATTTATTGCAATTATTGAAATCTACATGTTGGTGCCTACACATCACCTACAtatggaaatgtttttattcatacatGTTCAGTGATAATAAAGGATCAAAGTGACTGATGTTTAAAAGTTGCACATGATGTGTGAAATGTGACTATGTGACATAAACCACTTAATGTCTAAATAGCCTTGAACTATTCAGTTTTTtctaatgacaaaaaaaaccccaaacaaaagcAAACTATCCCTAATTGTTACAACAGGAAAACACATAGGTCTAGTTTTGGAGTATGGTGAAGTAAGGTAACTCTTTCTGTAATGGAGGAATGCACGAATTTGTTCCTTCCTGTTATTatgtttccctctttctctcagtgGAGACTGGATTTTTGAATGCCCTGTTCTGGTGGTGGTTTGTAGCCAGAACAGGGCTGATAAGCAACTGTAGAGATAACATGGAATGTCACTGGGTTGGGAGCAAAGTTGATTAGTGATTCCCAGGCTTATATATGAAAGGCAGATAGATGGATCtgactaaactaaaatatgcACAGTGCAACAGCCATTAACCGCATAATAATGCTTCTAATCCAGTCTACAGACTGACATGATTGGTATTTTCTACAGGGATTCAACATGTCGGTTGCATTGAAATTGTCACACCAGCAGAGATGGAGGCAGTCAATGGGACAGACGTGAAACTAAAGTGCACTTTCAGCTCCACCTCACCAGTGTCACTTCAGTCCGTCACAGTGTCCTGGAACTTCCGGCCTCTGGTGCCCGGACCAGAGGAATCAGTGAGTCAAATAAACATAGTTCTGTTTGAGAAGTTGTCATTGTCACCACACTTTATGTTTAAGCATCTCAAAGCACTACATTATTATTTCTTCATTCTCCACATTCAGGTAAGGTCACCATTAAAGGTAAGGTGGGAAAAATCTACTGGTTGGAACAGGGATTCAACTGCCCACCACTAAGCCACTATATCAACATCTGACACATCGGCATATCTGCTTTCAAATAATAGTATTTGTCTAAATATAACAGTCTATCTAACATCTGCAAAAGTGCTGAGTGCATGACTGTTATATTCGTATTAACATATCCAGAGAGCGATCTATCGCCTACCTCAGTTTTTCAAATGACCATTGGATAAGTGACTAAggcatttatttctttgtggTCTTTGTCAGGTGTTTTATTATGATACGGAGCCTTTCCCTCCTCAACAAGGCCGTTTCAAAAGCCGGGCTGTTTGGTCTGGGGACATCCTGAGGAAAGATGCCTCCATCACACTGCAGGATGTGCTTCCAACCTTCAATGGCACCTACATATGC from Periophthalmus magnuspinnatus isolate fPerMag1 chromosome 14, fPerMag1.2.pri, whole genome shotgun sequence encodes the following:
- the pafah1b2 gene encoding platelet-activating factor acetylhydrolase IB subunit beta isoform X2, with product MSGDENPAAVPKPVEDVQGDARWISQHTRFVQECKDAEPDVLFIGDSMIQLMQQYDIWRELFSPLHALNFGIGGDTTCNVLWRLQNGELENISPKVVVLWVGTNNHEHTAEQVAGGVMAIAQFLATRLPKAKIIVLMLVSNWVRWGGVLLGQPCRGLIQRRIP
- the pafah1b2 gene encoding platelet-activating factor acetylhydrolase IB subunit beta isoform X1; its protein translation is MSGDENPAAVPKPVEDVQGDARWISQHTRFVQECKDAEPDVLFIGDSMIQLMQQYDIWRELFSPLHALNFGIGGDTTCNVLWRLQNGELENISPKVVVLWVGTNNHEHTAEQVAGGVMAIAQFLATRLPKAKIIVLGLLPRGERPNLLREKNATVNSLLRSLLLQIPQAQFLDVSAELVHSDGTISIQHMFDFLHLTSSGYRVVAKPLNDLLLQILEETPEERRASLV